Proteins co-encoded in one Nocardioides sp. genomic window:
- a CDS encoding amidohydrolase family protein: MTETGSTEAAAVRALWEPLGIPGIFDVHTHFLEPRIERAVWAVFDSAGDKIGREWPIHYRVSAAERVALLREFGVRHFPTLPYAHKPGIATFLNEWAAQFKRDVPESLWSATFYPEAEAASYVEQALADGVEIFKVHVQVGEFWLDDPLLDPVWAQLASSRTPIVIHAGSGPVGNEHTGPDPLRRILERWPGLSVIVAHLGTPEYQPFFDLAERFENVRLDTTMVFTDFWEPFDQRLLPRVASLKDKILFGSDCPTIPYPYAHAVESITRLGLDTAWQRAVLWENGARLFGVDASVSEQRERGRTRP, from the coding sequence TTGACTGAGACTGGATCGACCGAAGCGGCGGCCGTACGTGCCCTCTGGGAGCCGCTCGGCATCCCGGGCATCTTCGACGTCCACACCCACTTCCTCGAACCCCGCATCGAGCGGGCGGTATGGGCGGTCTTCGACTCCGCGGGCGACAAGATCGGCCGCGAATGGCCGATCCACTATCGCGTGTCGGCAGCCGAGAGGGTCGCACTGCTGCGTGAGTTCGGCGTACGCCACTTCCCGACCCTGCCGTACGCCCACAAGCCGGGCATTGCGACTTTTCTCAACGAGTGGGCTGCGCAGTTCAAGCGCGACGTGCCCGAGTCGTTGTGGAGCGCGACCTTCTATCCCGAAGCCGAAGCAGCCTCCTACGTTGAGCAGGCCCTCGCCGACGGTGTCGAGATCTTCAAGGTGCACGTGCAGGTGGGGGAGTTCTGGCTCGACGACCCGTTGCTCGATCCGGTGTGGGCGCAGCTGGCGAGCAGTCGTACGCCGATCGTCATCCACGCCGGGTCCGGGCCCGTCGGCAACGAGCACACCGGTCCGGACCCGTTGCGACGCATCCTCGAACGTTGGCCAGGCCTGTCGGTGATCGTGGCGCACCTGGGAACGCCGGAGTATCAGCCGTTCTTCGATCTCGCCGAGCGATTCGAGAACGTACGCCTCGACACGACGATGGTGTTCACCGACTTCTGGGAGCCGTTCGATCAGCGGTTGCTCCCGCGCGTGGCGTCATTGAAGGACAAGATCCTGTTCGGCTCCGACTGCCCGACGATTCCTTATCCGTACGCGCACGCGGTCGAGTCGATTACTCGCCTGGGTCTGGACACCGCATGGCAACGCGCCGTCCTCTGGGAGAACGGCGCGAGGCTGTTTGGGGTGGACGCGAGTGTGTCGGAGCAACGTGAGCGGGGGAGGACCAGACCGTGA
- a CDS encoding DEAD/DEAH box helicase, whose translation MTGRTPEHSASVPLSPAYPDRAAWGTAPSLRAWQHAAMTKYFDTNPRDFLAVATPGAGKTTFALSVAAELLGRRQVDRVIVVAPTEHLKVQWAEAAARAGIPLDPTYSAGSGKTSGDFVGVAVTYAGVAVNPLAMRIRTERFKTLVILDEIHHAGDALSWGEGVREAFQPAARRLSLTGTPFRSDINPIPFVTYERGGDGIPRSLADYTYGYAHALADHVVRPVLFMAYSGDLQWRTRAGDEIAARLGEPLTKDLLAQAMRTALDPGGSWMPAVLEAADRRLTEVRRHVPDAGGLVIATDQDSARAYAALLKKISGEAPTIVLSDEKGASKRIATFADSDKRWMVAVRMVSEGVDVPRLAVGVYATTTATPLFFAQAVGRFVRSRSRGETATVFLPSVANLLGFASELEAERDHVLGRPVRNEDDIFAAENDLLARAEAGEGASDELEGLPFEALGSSATFDHVLYDGAAFGHAGEVHVGSEEEMDFLGIPGLLEPDQVRELLSHRQAERAKSTKRETRADDGPRELATHEQLAVLRRELNGLVAAWHHRTGQAHGITHAALRKQCGGPPAAVANADQLMARINAVREWAVKKSG comes from the coding sequence ATGACCGGACGGACACCTGAGCACTCGGCGTCCGTCCCCCTCTCGCCGGCCTATCCCGATCGGGCCGCGTGGGGCACCGCGCCGTCTTTGCGCGCGTGGCAGCACGCCGCGATGACGAAGTACTTCGACACCAACCCGCGCGACTTCCTCGCCGTGGCCACGCCCGGTGCCGGCAAGACCACGTTCGCGCTCAGCGTCGCGGCCGAACTCCTGGGGCGTCGCCAGGTCGACCGGGTGATCGTCGTCGCTCCCACCGAGCACCTCAAGGTGCAGTGGGCCGAGGCGGCTGCTCGCGCCGGCATCCCGCTCGACCCGACCTATTCCGCGGGTTCGGGCAAGACCTCCGGCGACTTCGTCGGCGTCGCGGTGACCTATGCCGGAGTCGCGGTGAACCCACTGGCGATGCGCATCCGCACCGAGCGCTTCAAAACCCTGGTCATCCTCGACGAGATCCACCACGCCGGCGACGCGCTGTCGTGGGGTGAGGGCGTACGTGAGGCGTTCCAGCCCGCGGCCCGCAGGCTGTCCCTGACCGGCACCCCGTTCCGCTCCGACATCAACCCGATCCCGTTCGTCACCTATGAGCGTGGGGGCGACGGCATCCCACGCTCACTCGCCGACTACACCTACGGCTACGCGCACGCCCTGGCCGATCACGTCGTACGCCCGGTCCTGTTCATGGCCTACTCCGGTGACCTGCAGTGGCGCACCCGAGCAGGCGACGAGATCGCGGCACGGCTCGGTGAGCCGCTGACCAAGGATCTGCTCGCCCAGGCGATGCGCACCGCGCTCGACCCCGGCGGGTCGTGGATGCCCGCGGTCTTGGAGGCCGCCGACCGACGGTTGACCGAAGTGCGCCGCCACGTCCCCGACGCCGGCGGGCTGGTGATCGCCACCGACCAGGATTCCGCCCGGGCGTACGCCGCGCTGCTGAAGAAGATCTCCGGCGAGGCGCCCACGATCGTGTTGTCGGACGAGAAGGGTGCGTCCAAGCGGATCGCCACCTTCGCGGACTCCGACAAGCGCTGGATGGTCGCGGTCCGGATGGTGTCGGAAGGCGTCGACGTGCCGCGCCTGGCCGTCGGTGTCTATGCCACGACCACGGCGACGCCTCTGTTCTTCGCCCAAGCGGTCGGGAGGTTCGTACGCTCCAGGTCTCGCGGTGAGACCGCCACCGTCTTCTTGCCGTCCGTGGCGAACCTGCTCGGCTTCGCGTCCGAGTTGGAGGCCGAGCGCGACCACGTGCTGGGTCGCCCGGTGCGCAACGAGGACGACATCTTCGCCGCCGAGAACGATCTGCTGGCGCGTGCCGAGGCGGGGGAGGGAGCCTCCGACGAGTTGGAGGGCCTGCCCTTCGAGGCTCTCGGCTCCAGCGCGACCTTCGACCACGTGCTCTATGACGGTGCCGCGTTCGGGCACGCCGGTGAGGTGCATGTGGGGTCTGAGGAGGAGATGGACTTCCTGGGCATCCCCGGCCTGCTCGAACCCGACCAGGTGCGGGAGCTCTTGTCACATCGTCAGGCCGAGCGAGCCAAGTCGACCAAACGCGAGACCCGGGCCGACGACGGGCCACGTGAGCTGGCGACACACGAACAGTTGGCCGTGTTGCGTCGCGAACTCAACGGGCTGGTCGCCGCCTGGCACCACCGCACCGGACAGGCGCACGGCATCACGCACGCGGCGTTACGCAAGCAGTGCGGCGGCCCGCCCGCCGCCGTCGCCAACGCCGATCAGCTGATGGCGCGGATCAACGCCGTGCGTGAATGGGCGGTCAAGAAGTCGGGCTGA
- a CDS encoding DUF3048 domain-containing protein, with protein MRRAGPYLCVLLAGSLALTACGGSDKSNEPQTVTSTMDDGTVTEVPKPEEPQTWPLTGVEAKAGASVETGRRVLVVKMDNTSSSQPQIGLSKADLVVEELVEGGITRLAAFYYSTIPGEVGPIRSMRASDIGIVAPANATIVTSGGAGVTVGRINGAKIPFITEGAKGIYRASDRSAPYNLMSNLTDISKTMKKISGRPDDYLPFGNPSKNPKGRPAKTISANFGNHTTNWIFQGGKYENQNSFAADGDHFPADQVLVLRVQIGDAGYTDPAGYPVPETKFVGTGEALLFTKGRVVRGTWAKKDLKSPLTLKAKGGDLVVPPGRTWIELVPAVEGNVAFTK; from the coding sequence GTGCGTCGTGCTGGCCCTTATCTCTGCGTCCTGCTCGCCGGCTCGCTCGCGCTGACTGCCTGCGGCGGCTCGGACAAGTCGAACGAACCGCAGACCGTCACGTCCACGATGGACGACGGCACGGTCACGGAGGTCCCCAAGCCCGAGGAACCGCAGACCTGGCCGTTGACCGGCGTCGAGGCGAAGGCGGGTGCGAGCGTCGAGACCGGCCGTCGCGTTCTGGTCGTGAAGATGGACAACACGTCGTCTTCTCAACCACAGATCGGGTTGAGCAAAGCCGACCTCGTGGTCGAGGAACTCGTCGAGGGCGGCATCACTCGACTCGCGGCGTTCTACTACTCCACGATCCCAGGCGAGGTCGGCCCGATCCGCTCGATGCGCGCCTCCGACATCGGGATCGTCGCGCCCGCGAACGCCACCATCGTGACCAGCGGTGGTGCGGGTGTCACCGTGGGACGGATCAACGGCGCGAAGATCCCGTTCATCACCGAAGGCGCCAAGGGCATCTATCGCGCGTCTGACCGCAGCGCGCCGTACAACCTGATGTCCAACCTCACCGACATCTCCAAGACGATGAAGAAGATCAGCGGTCGCCCCGACGACTACCTGCCCTTCGGCAACCCGAGCAAGAACCCCAAGGGTCGGCCCGCGAAGACCATCTCGGCGAACTTCGGCAACCACACCACGAACTGGATCTTCCAAGGTGGCAAGTACGAGAACCAGAACTCGTTTGCCGCGGACGGCGACCACTTCCCGGCCGACCAGGTGCTGGTGCTGCGCGTGCAGATCGGCGATGCGGGCTACACGGACCCGGCCGGCTACCCGGTGCCCGAGACGAAGTTCGTCGGCACCGGCGAGGCGCTGCTGTTCACCAAGGGTCGGGTCGTGCGCGGCACCTGGGCCAAGAAGGACCTCAAGTCACCCCTCACCCTCAAAGCCAAGGGTGGTGACTTGGTCGTACCTCCCGGTCGCACCTGGATCGAGTTGGTGCCGGCTGTCGAGGGCAACGTGGCGTTCACCAAGTAG
- a CDS encoding YqgE/AlgH family protein translates to MWLATIDVRTWPGCQDGVMVEVLPGMLLVATPGLLDPNFSDSVVLILDVDPEGTVGVVINRPSDVAVDDVLSPWGALVTDPDRLFIGGPVSQEGALAVAALRPETVAPPGFRAVSGALGILDLDTPCDEVADALGGLRIFVGYAGWSAGQLQREIEEGSWYVVPGETPDAFRQDTTHLWRDVLRRQPGDLAWHSTRPLDPELN, encoded by the coding sequence GTGTGGCTCGCCACCATCGACGTCCGCACCTGGCCGGGATGCCAAGATGGGGTCATGGTCGAGGTGCTGCCCGGGATGTTGCTCGTGGCGACCCCTGGCCTGCTCGACCCCAACTTCAGTGACTCCGTCGTCCTGATCCTCGACGTCGACCCCGAGGGCACGGTCGGGGTGGTCATCAACCGACCTTCCGACGTGGCGGTGGATGACGTGTTGAGTCCGTGGGGTGCTCTGGTGACGGACCCGGATCGTCTCTTCATCGGCGGACCCGTCAGCCAGGAGGGCGCGCTGGCGGTGGCGGCACTGCGGCCCGAAACCGTGGCGCCACCAGGCTTTCGTGCGGTGTCCGGCGCGCTCGGGATCCTCGATCTCGACACGCCTTGCGATGAAGTGGCGGACGCACTGGGCGGTCTGCGGATCTTCGTCGGGTACGCCGGCTGGTCGGCCGGGCAACTGCAGCGCGAGATCGAGGAGGGCAGTTGGTACGTCGTGCCGGGGGAGACGCCGGATGCCTTCCGCCAGGACACCACGCACCTGTGGCGCGATGTGCTGCGCCGCCAACCGGGAGATCTGGCGTGGCATTCCACTCGTCCGCTCGACCCGGAACTCAACTGA
- a CDS encoding HIT family protein: MSACVFCRIVNGEAEAYVVLDAPDLLAFLDTRPVFKGHVLLIPKEHHETLTDLPSMLRDPFLAAAQQLARAVKTGLGAQGSFVAMNNTVSQSVPHLHCHVVPRTKGDGLRGFFWPRVKYADGEAESYATRLRDALAKSS; this comes from the coding sequence GTGAGCGCTTGCGTCTTCTGCCGGATCGTGAACGGCGAAGCTGAGGCGTACGTGGTGCTGGACGCACCTGACCTGCTGGCCTTCCTCGACACGCGACCGGTCTTCAAGGGTCATGTGCTGCTCATCCCGAAGGAGCATCACGAGACGCTGACCGACCTTCCGTCGATGTTGCGCGACCCCTTCCTGGCCGCTGCCCAACAACTCGCGCGAGCGGTCAAGACCGGGTTGGGCGCCCAAGGGTCGTTCGTGGCCATGAACAACACCGTCAGCCAGTCCGTACCACACCTGCACTGTCATGTGGTGCCGCGGACGAAGGGTGACGGGCTGCGGGGCTTCTTCTGGCCGCGCGTGAAGTACGCCGACGGAGAAGCCGAGTCGTACGCGACGCGACTGCGAGACGCGCTTGCAAAATCGAGCTGA
- a CDS encoding Lrp/AsnC family transcriptional regulator, whose product MDNLDVRLLDLFAAEPRIGVLEASRRLGVARGTVQARLDKLVATGVVTDWGPGLDPEALGFPVTAFLTLEIRQGSSDAGGHQRIGRHLERIPEVLESHTITGDGDMWCRVVARSNTDLQRVIDEVLDDEGIDRSTTVIALATQIPHRTLPLARASVSPTS is encoded by the coding sequence ATGGACAACTTGGATGTCAGATTGCTCGATCTCTTCGCTGCCGAGCCGCGGATCGGCGTGCTGGAGGCGTCGCGCCGTCTCGGGGTCGCGCGCGGCACCGTGCAAGCGCGCCTGGACAAGTTGGTGGCCACGGGCGTCGTGACCGACTGGGGACCCGGACTGGACCCCGAAGCCCTTGGCTTCCCGGTGACCGCGTTCTTGACCCTGGAGATCCGGCAGGGGTCGTCGGATGCAGGCGGTCACCAGCGGATCGGACGGCACCTGGAGCGGATCCCCGAGGTGCTGGAATCGCACACGATCACCGGCGACGGCGACATGTGGTGTCGCGTGGTCGCGCGGTCCAACACCGACCTGCAGCGGGTGATCGACGAAGTCCTCGATGACGAGGGCATCGATCGCTCCACCACGGTGATCGCGCTGGCCACGCAGATCCCGCACCGCACGCTGCCGTTGGCCAGGGCCTCGGTCAGCCCGACTTCTTGA
- the hppD gene encoding 4-hydroxyphenylpyruvate dioxygenase translates to MTIDIASSGGALTVDEMKADLSLEQLRQLVGLVEYDADNDPFPVTGWDAITFVVGNATQAAHYYASAWGMELVAYAGPENGIRDHKSYVLKSGSIKFVLNGAVSPDSPLIAHHAKHGDGVVDIALEVPDVDQCIAQARKAGARVIREPENLTDEHGTVRIGAIATYGETRHTLVQRTVDGQTYAGPYLPGYVTTAPRWTKRDGEPKRLFQALDHIVGNVELGQMDTWVDFYNRVMGFVNMAEFIGDDIATDYSALMSKVVANGNHRVKFPLNEPAIAKKKSQIDEYLEFYSGPGAQHLALATGDIIATVDALRANGVEFLNTPDSYYEDPELRARIGEVRVPIEELQKRGILVDRDEDGYLLQIFTQPLGDRPTVFFELIERHGSLGFGKGNFKALFEAIEREQDKRGNL, encoded by the coding sequence ATGACGATCGATATCGCCAGTTCTGGTGGCGCCCTGACCGTGGACGAGATGAAGGCCGACCTGTCCCTCGAACAACTCCGACAGCTCGTCGGGCTGGTGGAGTACGACGCCGACAACGACCCCTTCCCGGTGACCGGCTGGGACGCGATCACGTTCGTCGTCGGCAACGCCACCCAGGCCGCGCACTACTACGCGTCGGCTTGGGGGATGGAACTCGTCGCCTATGCCGGACCCGAGAACGGCATCCGCGACCACAAGTCGTACGTCTTGAAATCCGGTTCGATCAAGTTCGTCCTCAACGGTGCCGTCTCCCCCGACAGCCCCCTGATCGCCCACCACGCCAAGCACGGCGACGGCGTCGTGGACATCGCCTTGGAGGTTCCCGACGTCGACCAGTGCATCGCGCAGGCTCGCAAGGCCGGCGCCAGGGTCATCCGCGAGCCCGAGAACCTCACCGACGAGCACGGCACCGTACGGATCGGCGCCATCGCGACCTACGGCGAAACCCGGCACACGCTGGTGCAGCGCACCGTCGACGGGCAGACGTACGCCGGCCCCTATCTGCCGGGCTATGTCACCACCGCACCTCGTTGGACCAAACGCGACGGCGAGCCCAAGCGGCTCTTCCAGGCTCTCGACCACATCGTCGGCAATGTCGAACTCGGCCAGATGGATACCTGGGTCGACTTCTACAACCGCGTCATGGGCTTTGTGAACATGGCCGAGTTCATCGGCGACGACATCGCCACCGACTATTCGGCGCTGATGAGCAAGGTGGTCGCCAACGGCAACCACCGGGTGAAGTTCCCGCTCAACGAGCCGGCGATCGCGAAGAAGAAGTCGCAGATCGACGAATACCTGGAGTTCTATTCCGGTCCCGGCGCTCAGCACCTCGCACTGGCCACCGGCGACATCATCGCGACCGTCGACGCGTTGCGCGCCAATGGAGTCGAGTTCCTGAACACGCCCGACTCTTACTACGAGGACCCCGAGTTGCGCGCCCGCATCGGCGAGGTGCGGGTGCCGATCGAGGAGTTGCAAAAGCGCGGCATCCTGGTCGACCGCGACGAGGACGGCTACCTGCTCCAGATCTTCACCCAGCCGCTCGGTGACCGCCCGACGGTGTTCTTCGAGTTGATCGAGCGGCACGGTTCCCTCGGTTTCGGCAAGGGCAACTTCAAGGCCCTCTTCGAGGCGATCGAGCGTGAGCAGGACAAACGCGGGAACCTCTGA
- a CDS encoding DUF3039 domain-containing protein has product MGFSSGTQVLEDERVVTDPTEPGDHERFSHYVDKHQLTEAMVMGTPVTALCGKVWVPSRAPEKFPVCPDCKEIWESLKPGGKGGDGKGGDSDS; this is encoded by the coding sequence ATCGGATTCTCCAGCGGCACCCAGGTGCTCGAGGACGAGCGGGTCGTCACCGATCCCACCGAGCCGGGGGATCACGAGCGCTTCTCCCACTACGTCGACAAGCATCAACTCACCGAGGCGATGGTGATGGGCACGCCCGTCACGGCATTGTGCGGCAAGGTCTGGGTGCCCAGCCGGGCCCCGGAGAAGTTCCCGGTCTGCCCCGACTGCAAGGAGATCTGGGAGTCGCTCAAACCAGGCGGCAAGGGCGGCGACGGAAAAGGCGGGGACTCCGATTCATGA
- a CDS encoding DUF1697 domain-containing protein, translated as MPTYVAFLRAINLGAKRKFPKEAIIRATEAAGGADVETYINTGNVRLTHSARSAAKVQAALEQAYEAEAGFEVPTIVFTTADLAALVARGEELHEEHDPQGKHYVTLFDQAPTAASARAVHELDLPGETGVVDGRAAYALLDGDIHTSKLLSAKAFTALGQGTARTMKVLTTVRDKWC; from the coding sequence GTGCCGACCTACGTAGCCTTCCTGCGCGCCATCAACCTCGGCGCCAAGCGCAAGTTCCCCAAGGAGGCAATCATTCGGGCCACCGAGGCTGCGGGCGGTGCGGATGTCGAGACCTACATCAACACCGGCAATGTCCGCCTGACCCATTCGGCGCGCTCTGCCGCGAAGGTGCAGGCGGCGTTGGAGCAGGCGTACGAGGCCGAAGCGGGCTTCGAGGTGCCCACGATCGTCTTCACTACCGCGGATCTGGCGGCTCTGGTCGCGCGTGGGGAGGAACTGCACGAGGAGCACGATCCGCAGGGCAAGCACTATGTGACGCTCTTCGACCAGGCACCCACGGCGGCGAGCGCCCGCGCCGTGCACGAGTTGGACCTCCCCGGTGAGACTGGCGTGGTCGACGGGCGCGCGGCGTACGCCCTGCTCGACGGCGACATCCATACCTCGAAACTGCTCAGCGCCAAGGCGTTCACTGCGCTTGGTCAGGGCACCGCTCGCACCATGAAGGTGCTCACGACCGTGCGGGACAAGTGGTGCTGA
- a CDS encoding nicotinamidase translates to MARALIVVDVQNDFCEGGSLPVTGGARVAATIGDLLAQHSAGGRAYDFVIATKDHHIDPGSHWSDQPDFKDSWPVHCEVGTRGNEFHPDLQPRPFNAVFTKGEHEAAYSGFQGRSDDGSALADWLRQRHVTEVEVCGIATDYCVRATALDARREGFDTTLLLDLCAAVAPETGEAAVGQMRDAGVEIA, encoded by the coding sequence ATGGCACGCGCACTGATCGTGGTCGATGTCCAAAACGACTTCTGCGAGGGCGGATCGCTCCCGGTCACGGGCGGAGCCCGCGTCGCGGCGACGATCGGTGACCTGTTGGCTCAGCATTCCGCCGGCGGGCGGGCGTACGACTTCGTGATCGCCACCAAGGATCACCACATCGACCCGGGTTCGCATTGGTCGGACCAGCCCGACTTCAAGGACTCCTGGCCGGTGCACTGCGAGGTCGGCACGCGCGGCAACGAATTCCATCCCGACCTTCAACCCAGGCCGTTCAACGCGGTGTTCACCAAGGGTGAGCACGAGGCGGCGTACTCGGGTTTCCAGGGCCGCAGCGACGACGGCAGCGCCCTGGCCGACTGGCTGCGCCAGCGACACGTCACCGAGGTCGAGGTGTGTGGGATCGCGACGGACTATTGCGTACGCGCGACCGCCCTCGATGCGCGCCGCGAGGGATTCGACACCACACTGCTGCTCGACCTCTGCGCGGCGGTGGCGCCTGAGACGGGCGAGGCGGCGGTGGGCCAGATGCGCGACGCGGGTGTGGAGATCGCCTGA
- a CDS encoding enoyl-CoA hydratase: MTSLISSVDDGVLTIRFNRPEVFNALDEAMSAEFCTLVEGAVADERVRVVVITGTGPAFSTGADVGGAEAHEHFDVRALDRANRMIRAVVNLDKPVLAAVNGIAAGVGASVALAADIVVASESAGFLLAFARIGLMPDGGSTATVAASIGRARAMRMGLLGEPMSASEAYDAGLVSHLASEADFDDTVASLTRKLLRGAPLAQAATKRAINAATLDGLHDALERERTGQTLLLRTADVAEGMRAFSEKRHPVFRGE, translated from the coding sequence ATGACCTCGTTGATCTCGTCTGTCGACGACGGAGTCCTGACGATCAGGTTCAATCGGCCCGAGGTGTTCAACGCACTCGACGAGGCGATGTCGGCCGAGTTCTGCACCCTCGTCGAGGGCGCGGTGGCCGACGAGCGGGTGCGGGTCGTGGTGATCACCGGCACCGGACCGGCGTTCTCGACCGGCGCCGATGTCGGCGGCGCCGAAGCGCACGAGCACTTCGACGTACGCGCACTCGACCGCGCCAACCGGATGATCCGAGCGGTCGTCAATCTCGACAAGCCCGTGTTGGCGGCCGTCAACGGGATCGCGGCCGGAGTGGGCGCTTCGGTCGCGTTGGCCGCGGACATCGTCGTCGCGAGCGAGTCGGCCGGCTTCCTGCTCGCTTTCGCGCGGATCGGCCTGATGCCGGACGGAGGTTCCACCGCGACCGTCGCGGCTTCGATCGGGCGAGCCCGAGCCATGCGGATGGGGCTGCTGGGCGAGCCGATGAGCGCTTCCGAGGCGTACGACGCAGGGCTGGTCAGTCATCTGGCGTCCGAGGCCGACTTCGACGACACCGTCGCCTCGCTGACCCGCAAGCTGCTGCGGGGCGCACCGCTGGCCCAGGCGGCCACCAAGCGTGCGATCAACGCCGCGACGCTGGACGGACTCCACGACGCACTCGAGCGCGAACGCACCGGGCAGACCCTGCTCCTACGTACCGCCGATGTCGCCGAGGGGATGCGGGCCTTCAGCGAGAAACGACACCCGGTGTTTCGGGGCGAGTAG
- a CDS encoding Gfo/Idh/MocA family oxidoreductase, with product MPERAHDPIRIGLVGAGPWAAGFHAPMIARAEGLALTAVWARRPAAAEALAQAHGASVAQSYEHLINHVDAVAFAVPPDVQARLAPQAAEAGKHLILDKPLAFDLEDAEALATAVHEAQVASILMLRTRFDPAVLELLAQTREARPRAVIARCLTDAALPPNAFATPWRIERGALLDLAPHTLDLTEAILGPTETIAAAGDPTRVITITTTHADNAVATMTFSLTTPGDDGFHLSVAHEQGVLHLGPLDEDFTTSQDALMARFVEAVRTGAPHDLDVHRGLELQRVLDQATR from the coding sequence ATGCCCGAACGCGCCCACGACCCGATCCGCATCGGGCTCGTGGGCGCCGGTCCGTGGGCGGCCGGCTTCCACGCGCCGATGATCGCGCGCGCCGAGGGGCTGGCCCTGACCGCAGTTTGGGCTCGACGCCCAGCAGCCGCGGAAGCGCTGGCGCAGGCACACGGCGCGAGCGTCGCGCAGTCGTACGAGCATCTGATCAACCACGTCGATGCCGTCGCGTTCGCCGTGCCCCCCGACGTCCAGGCCAGGCTGGCCCCGCAGGCCGCCGAGGCGGGCAAGCACCTGATCTTGGACAAGCCCCTGGCCTTCGACCTAGAAGATGCCGAAGCGCTGGCCACGGCTGTTCACGAGGCTCAGGTCGCGTCCATTCTGATGTTGCGCACGCGGTTCGACCCGGCAGTGCTCGAGTTGCTGGCGCAGACCCGCGAGGCCAGACCCCGCGCGGTGATCGCGCGCTGCCTCACTGACGCGGCACTGCCGCCCAACGCCTTCGCGACACCGTGGCGGATCGAGCGGGGCGCGCTGCTCGACCTGGCCCCGCACACGCTCGATCTCACCGAGGCCATCCTCGGCCCGACCGAAACCATCGCTGCGGCCGGAGATCCGACCCGGGTCATCACGATCACCACCACCCACGCGGACAACGCCGTCGCCACGATGACCTTCTCGCTCACGACGCCAGGTGACGACGGCTTCCACCTCAGCGTGGCCCACGAGCAGGGCGTACTCCACCTGGGTCCACTCGACGAGGACTTCACGACGAGTCAGGACGCGTTGATGGCGCGCTTCGTCGAAGCCGTACGCACCGGGGCGCCGCACGACCTCGACGTGCACCGCGGCCTGGAACTCCAACGTGTGCTCGACCAGGCCACCCGGTGA